A stretch of the Melanotaenia boesemani isolate fMelBoe1 chromosome 24, fMelBoe1.pri, whole genome shotgun sequence genome encodes the following:
- the LOC121635414 gene encoding glucagon-1-like, producing MRSVHSLAGILLVLGFVRSSWQLPLLEADDTTSLEAADSLAGESREQPSMKRHSEGTFSNDYSKYLEDRKAQDFVQWLMNNKRSGAADKRHADGTFTSDVSSYLKDQAIKDFVAKLKSGQVRRAGGVTDRGGQCLHPVPVYTLRSERHVDGSFTSDVNKVLDAMAAKKYLLWVMTAKPSGESKKRQWDQ from the exons ATGAGAAGCGTCCACTCCCTGGCTGGCATCCTCCTGGTCCTCGGCTTCGTCCGGAGCAGCTGGCAGCTTCCTCTGCTGGAGGCCGACGACACCACCAG tttgGAGGCGGCCGACTCGTTAGCTGGCGAGTCCAGAGAGCAGCCGAGCATGAAGAGGCATTCAGAGGGAACGTTCTCAAACGACTACAGCAAATATCTGGAGGACAGGAAGGCGCAGGACTTTGTTCAGTGGCTGATGAACAACAAGAGGAGCGG AGCTGCAGACAAGCGGCATGCAGACGGGACCTTCACCAGCGACGTCAGCTCCTACCTCAAGGACCAGGCCATCAAAGACTTCGTGGCCAAACTCAAGTCTGGACAAGTTCGAAGA GCTGGGGGGGTGACTGACCGCGGTGGGCAGTGTTTACATCCTGTCCCTGTGTACACACTCAGATCGGAGAGGCATGTTGATGGAAGCTTCACCAGCGACGTCAACAAGGTGCTGGACGCCATGGCTGCCAAGAAGTATTTGCTCTGGGTCATGACCGCGAAGCCTTCGGGGGAAAG TAAGAAAAGACAATGGGACCAATGA